One part of the Treponema sp. OMZ 787 genome encodes these proteins:
- a CDS encoding type II toxin-antitoxin system HicB family antitoxin: MYLYPAIFYKDETGGYSVDFYDLELATCGDTLQEAFVMAEEALTGRIHLMLKDNEKLPIPTEFANIKKPKEAEFITLIKTDKKYLKQDKCLRKNVSLPAWLAEAAENANLNFSQELQNALKAKLQIVV, translated from the coding sequence ATGTATTTATATCCGGCAATATTTTATAAAGACGAAACAGGAGGGTATTCCGTAGATTTTTATGATTTGGAATTGGCTACTTGCGGCGATACACTTCAGGAAGCTTTTGTTATGGCTGAAGAGGCTTTAACCGGACGCATACACTTAATGTTAAAAGATAATGAAAAGCTGCCTATACCGACAGAATTCGCTAATATTAAAAAACCTAAAGAAGCGGAATTTATTACTCTTATTAAAACGGACAAAAAATATCTCAAGCAAGATAAATGTCTTAGAAAAAATGTATCTCTTCCCGCCTGGCTTGCAGAAGCTGCCGAAAATGCAAACCTGAATTTTTCGCAAGAATTGCAAAACGCCCTTAAGGCAAAATTACAGATTGTGGTGTAG